The genomic window CTGTTGACCACCACCGGACGCAAGACCGGCCAACCCCGAGTGAGCCCACTGTATTTCCTGCGTGACGGTGACCGGGTGGTCGTCGCGGCCTCGAAGGGCGGCGCCGCGAAGAACCCGATGTGGTACCTCAACCTCAAGGCGAATCCCAAGGTCCAGGTGCAGATCAAAAAGGAGGTCCTGGATCTGACCGCGCGCGATGCAACCGACGAAGAGCGCGCCCGGTATTGGCCGCAACTGGTGGACATGTACCCGTCCTACGAGGACTACCAATCCTGGACCGACCGCACCATTCCCATCGTCATCTGCGACCCGTAGCGGCGAGACGCAGATGAGCGATGACCGCCTCAATGACGTCGTCTCCAATCAATACGAGAAGTGGACGTATCCCGAACCGATACTGGATATCGACGAATGGCTGACCAACGAATGGCAGTGGTTTGACCCCAGTCACGCACACCAGATCTTCTGGCCCGACCGGGATTACCACCCCAACCTCGACATTCTAATTGCGGGTTGCGGAAGCAACCAGGCCGCCGTCATCGCGCACACGAACCGTTCAGCCCGCGTCGTCGGAATCGACGTGAGCCAGCGGTCCCTGGATCATCAGCAGTATCTCAAGGACAAGCACGGTCTGGCCAACCTCGAATTGCACCGTCTGCCAATCGAAGACGTGCATTCGCTGGGCCTCCAATTCGATCTCATCATGTCGACCGGAGTGCTGCATCACCTGGCGGACCCGCTGACCGGCATGAAGGCACTCGCCGATTGCCTGCGACCGGACGGGGTCGTCGCGCTGATGCTGTACGCGCGGTACGGCCGCATCGGCGTCGAGTTGATGCAGTCGGTGTTCCGCGACCTGGGACTGCGCCAGGACGAGGAGTCGCTTCGCCTGGTCAACGAGACCATCGGAATGCTGGATCCGAATCACCCGTTCCTGGTGTATCGCGACATCGCGCCGGATCTGAACACCGAGACCGGGTTGGTGGATACCTGCCTGCACGGTCGCGACCGCAGTTACACCACCGGCGACTGTATCGACCTGGTCACCTCGGCAGGGTTGGTGTTTCAGAGGTGGTTCCTCAATGCGCCCTACTACCCGCATGACATCGACAACCTGCACGCGCCGGCCAGCGAGTTCTACCAAACCCTCAGCGCCCTACCCGAACTGCAGATGTGGTCGGTCCTGGAAAGGCTCAGGACGTCGAACGCATGTCACTTCTTTGTCGCCTGCCACGCCGAACGGCCCAAAGACACCTACCGCATTGACTTTTCGTCACCGAGCTTTGGACGTTACGTGCCGCGCATGCGATTCCGATGCGGGTTGTCCGGTGCTGACATCTTCCGGCCGGGATGGAGCATGAGCCTCAACGCCGCGCAACTGCCCTTCGTTCAGCATGTCGACGGCCGGCGCACGATCCGTGAGATCGCCGCTCAGGTGGCTGACGACCCCGACGAATTCACCATCGGAATGTTCGAGAAGTTCGCGCGCGGACTATTTCAGTCGCTGTGGCGCCTGGACTTCGTCGAGATGGGTTTGCCCGCCGGTTAGGAACCCGCGCCATAGACGGGGACCGGAGGACGCGACTTGGCCAGCAGATCGCTGACGACCGCGCCCAACTCGACCGGATCCCACTTGGCGCCCTTGTCGATTTGCGGGCCGTGCGCCCAGCCCTCCGCGACCCGAATCAGACCGCCCTCGACCTCGAAGACTTTACCGGTGACTTCCCGGGACTCGTTGCTGCCCAACCACACCACGAGCGGCGAGACGTTCTCCGGTGCCATCGCGTCGAAAGCGCCCTCTTCGGGTTTGGCCATCGTTTCGGCGAACACGGCTTCGGTCATCCGGGTCCGGGCCGCAGGTGCGATGGCGTTGACGGTGATCCCGTAGCGACCGAGTTCGGCTGCGCCGACGAGGGTTAACGCGGCGATGCCGGCCTTGGCGGCCGAGTAATTGCCCTGCCCGACGCTGCCCTGTAGACCGGCCGCGGAACTGGTGTTGATGATGCGGGCGTTGAGGTCATCGGGACCTGCCGCGCCGGACTTGATCTGTCGCCGCCAGTAGCCCGCGGCGTGGCGCAGGGTGGCGAAATGTCCTTTGAGATGGACGCGGATGACCGCGTCCCACTCGGCTTCACTGGTGTTGGCCAGCATCCGGTCGCGGATGAACCCGGCGTTGTTCACCAGCACGTCGAGGCGCCCGAAAGTGTCGACCGCGCTCTGGATGAGATTCTCGGCGCCGGTCCAGTCGGCGACGTCGTCGCCGTTGGTGATGGCTTCGCCACCGGCCGCGGTGATTTCGTCGACCACCTGTTGCGCCGGGCTTTCACCGGCGGACCCGTCGAGTCCGACTCCGATGTCGTTGACCACCACCCGCGCGCCTTCCGCGGCGAAGGCCAAGGCATGCGCGCGTCCGATGCCGCGGCCCGCTCCGGTAACGATGACCACTCGGCCGTCAACCAAGCCCATACCTACTGATCCTTTCTGGTTTCTTACTTGTTGGCGGCCGAGGCGGCCAGGTACGGCGGCGGCTCGCCACCGCCGTGCACCTCCAGCGTCGCGCCGGTGATGTAGGCCGCCACGTCGGATGCCAAAAACGCTGACGCCCAGCCGATGTCGGTGGGTTTGGCCAATCTGCCCAACGGCACGGTGGCGGCGACCCGGGCGATCGAATCCGCATCACCGTAAAACAGTTCTGACTGTTCGGTTTCCACCATCCCCACTACGACCGCGTTGACCCGGATCTTCGGCGCCCACTCGACCGCCAACGTAGTGGTGAGGTTTTCGAAC from Mycobacterium kubicae includes these protein-coding regions:
- a CDS encoding SDR family oxidoreductase, giving the protein MGLVDGRVVIVTGAGRGIGRAHALAFAAEGARVVVNDIGVGLDGSAGESPAQQVVDEITAAGGEAITNGDDVADWTGAENLIQSAVDTFGRLDVLVNNAGFIRDRMLANTSEAEWDAVIRVHLKGHFATLRHAAGYWRRQIKSGAAGPDDLNARIINTSSAAGLQGSVGQGNYSAAKAGIAALTLVGAAELGRYGITVNAIAPAARTRMTEAVFAETMAKPEEGAFDAMAPENVSPLVVWLGSNESREVTGKVFEVEGGLIRVAEGWAHGPQIDKGAKWDPVELGAVVSDLLAKSRPPVPVYGAGS
- a CDS encoding nitroreductase family deazaflavin-dependent oxidoreductase translates to MPKKPPRFMNSPLTDVFIKWMSRLNTFLYRRNGGEGLGGTFQNIPVALLTTTGRKTGQPRVSPLYFLRDGDRVVVAASKGGAAKNPMWYLNLKANPKVQVQIKKEVLDLTARDATDEERARYWPQLVDMYPSYEDYQSWTDRTIPIVICDP
- a CDS encoding class I SAM-dependent methyltransferase; the protein is MSDDRLNDVVSNQYEKWTYPEPILDIDEWLTNEWQWFDPSHAHQIFWPDRDYHPNLDILIAGCGSNQAAVIAHTNRSARVVGIDVSQRSLDHQQYLKDKHGLANLELHRLPIEDVHSLGLQFDLIMSTGVLHHLADPLTGMKALADCLRPDGVVALMLYARYGRIGVELMQSVFRDLGLRQDEESLRLVNETIGMLDPNHPFLVYRDIAPDLNTETGLVDTCLHGRDRSYTTGDCIDLVTSAGLVFQRWFLNAPYYPHDIDNLHAPASEFYQTLSALPELQMWSVLERLRTSNACHFFVACHAERPKDTYRIDFSSPSFGRYVPRMRFRCGLSGADIFRPGWSMSLNAAQLPFVQHVDGRRTIREIAAQVADDPDEFTIGMFEKFARGLFQSLWRLDFVEMGLPAG